In Archocentrus centrarchus isolate MPI-CPG fArcCen1 chromosome 22, fArcCen1, whole genome shotgun sequence, one DNA window encodes the following:
- the mgst3b gene encoding microsomal glutathione S-transferase 3b yields the protein MDVLTVLPSDFGYVIFTYLYSWIMLAYLAVKVGGGRKKYNVKYPTMYSDKEQVFNCIQRAHQNTLEVYPQWLLFQTIAALVYPLSASVLGAIWVTSRFSYAWGYYTGDPAKRMNGAYGYIGFFGVILLSVSVALQLLGFF from the exons ATGGACGTCCTCACCGTGCTGCCCTCTGACTTCGGTTACGTGATCTTCACGTACCTGTACAGCTGGATCATGCTGGCGTACCTGGCAGTGAAGGTTGGAGGAGGCAGAAAGAAGTACAACGTGAAA TATCCCACCATGTACAGCGACAAGGAGCAAGTCTTCAACTGCATCCAGAGGGCGCACCAGAACACCCTGGAGGTGTACCCCCAGTGGCTGCTCTTCCAGACCATTGCAGCCCTGGTTTACCCG cTGTCAGCATCTGTCCTGGGGGCTATTTGGGTGACCAGCAGGTTTTCCTATGCCTGGGGCTACTACACAGGAG ATCCAGCCAAGAGGATGAACGGTGCCTACGGCTACATCGGATTTTTCGGAGTCATCCTCCTCTCCGTATCTGTTGCCCTGCAGCTGCTCGGCTTCTTTTAA